The DNA segment AACAGCCGGGCCAGCAGGCCGCCGTGGCCGCAATGGGGGCAGGGGATGGATATGGGCACGGCAATTGAGAACTGACCGCCGGCCCGGGCCTCCTCAGGCGATAGAATCAATTCCAGCCGCCGCTCCTGCAGGTTTTTTGGAGCCCCCCGGCCCCAATCATACATGCTGTCCGTGGTGTCCTGCAGCGGGGATCGGCCCGGTTTGCGCCCGGAGAAGCCGGAAGGCCGGGAGGTATCTACGGGTATGCTGCGGCCCGAGCCTTTCTGTTTGATCTTTCGGTCATACTCGGCGCGTTTGGCATCATCGGACAGTGTGTCATAGGCCTCTTTGGCTTCCATGAATTTTTTTTTGTTTTCGGTTGAGTCGCACTTGTCCGGATGATGCGCTTTGGCTTTTTCCCGGTATGCCTGCTTGACCCGGTCTTTGCTCGCCGCTTTGGGCAGCCCCAGTATGATGTAGTAGTCTTTTATCATGAAAATCCCCCTTTTGTCCCCCTTTTGAAAAGGGGGACTTAAAGGAATTCTCAC comes from the Desulfobacterales bacterium genome and includes:
- a CDS encoding DnaJ domain-containing protein, translated to MIKDYYIILGLPKAASKDRVKQAYREKAKAHHPDKCDSTENKKKFMEAKEAYDTLSDDAKRAEYDRKIKQKGSGRSIPVDTSRPSGFSGRKPGRSPLQDTTDSMYDWGRGAPKNLQERRLELILSPEEARAGGQFSIAVPISIPCPHCGHGGLLARLFCPACGGAGAVQFEKSLVLEIPPNIKSGTTFRKLAHDNGHTQTYVHATVLVEKSF